The proteins below come from a single Schistosoma haematobium chromosome Unknown HiC_scaffold_373, whole genome shotgun sequence genomic window:
- a CDS encoding uncharacterized protein (EggNog:ENOG410V82B~COG:S) → MGSTNSRIETNLNPIKTYTGFENHDNELVISKESFRNKFDLCFYDLADLLWDNFKGDRNSNDEFLVLRKYQSIIEYLSSAQDKLKIFLSLFKLRALSESDVKALFKWFLLGRDLKPDTWQLIITSILSSVSPFNYTNSVLLYFISYWSNPFPFDVIRCFSGETSYVHTIEGIQGLYKAF, encoded by the exons ATGGGTAGTACAAATAGTCGTATTGAAACAAATTTAAATCCAATAAAAACGTATACAGGATTTGAAAACCAT GATAATGAACTAGTTATTTCTAAGGAATCATTTCGA AATAAGTTCGACCTCTGTTTCTATGATTTGGCCGATCTTTTATGGGATAATTTCAAAGGTGATCGTAATTCCAATGATGAATTCCTGGTTCTCAGAAAATATCAAAGCATAATTGAATACTTGTCTTCTGCTCAGGATAAACTGAAGATATTTCTAAGTTTGTTTAAGCTACGTGCACTAAGTGAATCAG ATGTTAAAGCATTATTTAAGTGGTTCTTGCTGGGAAGAGATTTGAAACCAGACACGTGGCAATTAATAATTACTTCTATCTTGTCCTCAGTAAGTCCTTTTAATTATACGAATTCTGTATTGTTATACTTTATTAGTTATTGGTCTAATCCCTTTCCTTTTGATGTGATAAGATGTTTCTCAGGTGAAACTAGTTATGTGCACACCATTGAAGGCATCCAAGGCTTGTATAAAGCGTTCTAA